Part of the Benincasa hispida cultivar B227 chromosome 11, ASM972705v1, whole genome shotgun sequence genome, actattttctacgGTATCTactattttatactcatcctccTTATTTCTCTTTGTTACAATGTTTACTCTTTTCTACCCAGACTAGACTAAAATAGTCTACATcccaaatacaaactattataaactatagactataataactactaattataataaccaactcaacccCGAAATGTTCCCCAAATTTTATTCACATACtttcaacaaattttaaatttactccataattaatagtttattgttgacttcttttataaaaaaaaaactttttattatctattactgtttatttgtattttagattttgtttcaTGGATATGGACATTaaatatttagaatttaaatggTTGAATATTAAACGTATGAGATAATGAATATCTTTGTTTGGATAGGCcgaataattaatatttgaaaattaagtatatggGCTTGATTTACCAATTTGTTTATATAGaagtcaaaattaaataattatttaattaaatgcaaGAGAAATATTAAAGATTGTCTTTAAATACAGAAAGAtaagtcaatttatttataaatatagcagaATGTCAGTCTAACAgaaacattttgctatatttaaaaatattttatatagttttgtcatttaaaataattactcaaacattaatgtattaataaattaaatttaatattaatttaatatattgttatattagttaattattcaattacttaaaacaaaaataaattaatatttctaTGTTAAACattactttaattaaataaatataaattaactagaatattaataattaataataaaattttatattaaaatttataggGAGTGTATTAGAAAATTCATGTTATATTTGGTTATAGATGATaaaattatggattttaaaatctaaaacaaacgatgatattaaatatttgtttgaaatttatgataaatttgaaaaacaaacatggtttaaagattttcattataaatttttggaaacatattcgaatgaaaattattattattatttaataacatttattaaaaatgcACGAACTAAAATTTTAACAGAAAAAAcagtattttaataaataaaatatttgaaaatgatttttgaacagtttaaaaaaataatttaaccaCAACAaaacaagaaggaaaagaaaatgggTTGCTATCAAACAATCTACTACTGAGCATCTGGTTCAGTTGGACTGGTCTTGTGGGTACAATTTCCACAGCAGATTGTTTCAAATTTTGTCAGATTCAAACACAAACACCCACTCTCTTCATTCTCATCTAAACCCATTCATTCAATTTTCATCTCCCAATTTTCAAATTCTGATTTCCCCTTTCTCTTCTTCATCTGATTTTCAgagctcttcttcttcttcttcttcttcaacctttgaaatttaaaaccttctttttctttacaaaGAAAAACAGAGCCCATCCATGGTTCCACTCCCAATGCTCTCCcatttctctctctccctctgaGTTCTTTCTGACCAATCTTCGGTCTCTGTGACTGTGACCCATTTTTCTTTTGACCCTTTATCCTTTTTCCATTGCAAATGGAATTCAATCGCACGTAAAACAAAAACCCATTGCCCCATTTCGAGAcagtttttctatattttattcatagCTATAGTTGAGGAAAATGGCTAAACTATTCACTCctctgtttttattttattcaataaccTCTCAGATCCAACTGGTAGAACTTGTTTCACAGAGAGAGTAAGATAGAGAGAGATGGGTTTTTTAGGCCGTCAATGAAGCAGTGCCGAGGTAACTTTCTGCATCTTTCTgggttttgttttcttttctttgatcGTGGGTTTTGATTCGAAAATGTGATTGAGGGTTCCTGTTTTGTGTTCTTCCCCCTAAAATCGAAAACTCATCTTTCGTTTTTGTTCTTAACTTTTTCCGTTTCTTCGATTTGAGTTTTGGGTTTAGTCCTTTCCTCTTGTTTTGTGTTCTTCCATGGCGGTCGAACAGAGAGACCCAGTTTTTTACTGTTGTATTAAATCAGAGTGAATGAGTTGAAAGTTTCTCAAGTTGGATCCGGTTCCAAGTTTTTTAAAGCTATGGATTCTGATGGAGTCAAATCAGAATCTGCTCCGGCTATGTCCACCTGCCTCACCATTAAAATAGCTCCAACTTCCGGCAGTAAACCGCCGGGGATTTCCCCTTCCGATTCGGCATTGCCGGAGCTTAAAAGCTCCATCGAATCTTCCCCTTATAACTCCCCTTCCCTTTTATCGCCGCCGTCGTCGGCGTTTGTTTCGGCTCTTCAGTCGCCGTACATTTCGCCGAGGGCGGTGGTCCCTAAACCAGAAGAGAAGCCTGTTCCGGCGGAGAACACAGCGGCGCTGACTTGTCACTCGCCGCTGGTTTCCCAATCTGAGGATATTCCGAGTAGTTCCTACACTCCTCCCTCTGACCAGTATGAATATTCCGATGACCCTTCTGATTCTAAGGTTCAGTTTGTCGCCTGCGTTCCGGTCCCCGACTCCGCTCCGCCGCGCATTTCATTCTCCTTCCCCGTCCCTCGAACCTCCTTCGCCAAATGCGGTGGCCCCCTCTCCCCTGTTTCCACCTCTAAACTCAGAAGCTGTGATGTGTACATTGGCTTCCATGGCCAAGCTAATGGCCTGATTCGCTTCTGTAAGTGGCTCAAATCAGAACTTGAACTTCAAGGAATTGCTTGCTTCATTGCTGATCGGTCCAAGTACTCCGATAACCAGAGCCACGAGATCGCTGACCGTGTTATCAGCTCTGTAACATTCGGAGTCGTCGTTCTCACGAGCTCTAGCTTCCATAACCATTTCACCTTGGAGGAAGTGAGATTCTTTACACAGAAGAAGAACTTGATTCCATTCTTTTTCGACATGGAATCGTCGGAGATCTCAAGCTTTCTCAACTATGTTTCCATGGATAAAGAGTACAAAGAGACAGTGCAGGTATTGATGAAGTTCCATGAATACAAGTTGGAAGCCAATGAAGGTAACTGGAGAAGCTGTATTGCTAAAGCAGCTGGGATTTTGAGAGCAAAGCTTGGGAGGATGAGTACTGAAAATGATGTTGAAAGATATGAGGAGCTTCCATTTCCAAGAAACAGGTGCTTTTTGGGGAGGGAAAAGGAGATTATGGAAATGGAAACTACTCTGTTTGGTAGTCGAAGCTATCATAAGCAAGATGGCACGGTTTCTACTCCAATCATTGAAGGCAATTCCAGCCAGCAATCAGAAGGCTTAGCAGATGAAGAAAGTGAGCCAGTTAGTGTGAGGGGAAGTAGGTACATCAATTTGGAGATAGGGAGGTCTGATAATCCAACTTTAGAGACTTGGATTGAACCAGTTAAAGGAAGAAATTCATTCAAGAGATCAAAGAATAAGGAAATGGTCAAGAGTGGGAATTACAAGAGTATGAACAGCGGCATAGTGTGCATCAATGGGGTCCCTGGAATTGGAAAGACAGAGCTTGCTCTGGAATTTGCTTATAGATACTCTCAAAGATACAAGATGGTTTTATGGGTCGGTGGTGAAGCTCGATACTTTCGACAAAACATATTGAATATATCTTTGAACTTGGGATTAGACATAAGTGCTGATGCTGAAAAGGATAGAGGAAGGTTTCGGAGTTTTGAGGAGCAAGAGCTAGAGGCATTCAAAAGAGTCAAGAGGGAGCTGTTTGGAGACATGCCATATTTGTTAATCATTGATAATCTTGAGGCAGAAGAGGACTGGTGGGAAGGGAAAGATTTAAACGATTTGTTGCCGAGGAACACCGGGGGATCTCATGTGATCATCACGACGAGACTCTCTAAGGTGATGAGTTTTCGTATGATTAACATTCATCCATTGCCCTTGGCTGATGCAATGGTTTTGatgagaggaagaaggaagaaagaataCCCTGCAGATGAATTGGAATATCTAAAGAAGTTCGATGACAGACTTGGGAGGTTGACATATGGTCTTTGGGTGATTGGATCGCTGCTTTGCGAGCTTGCAATCGCCCCATCTTCTCTTTTTGAAGCTATCGAACAAGTACCGATCGATGAATGTTCTCCCTGTGCTTATATAAGCATAAATGAAGAGCACTACTGCAAAAGCAATCCCTTCCTGATGAAGAtcatttacttttctttttctttattggaGCAAACTAATGGACCATTAGCATCCGGAATATTTCTGGTTGGCGCCTGGCTCGCCCCAGCACCTGTTTCAGTGTCTGTACTAGCCACAGCAGCAAAGGATATGGCTGTCTCAAGAAAAGGGTTTAAAAATTGGAGCAAATACCTGAGTTTCATGTTTGGTTGTTGCTCCTCTTGTTTAGCTTCACAAGCATGGAAGAGTGAGGAAGAATCCGCTCTTCTTCTGATCAAGTTCGGACTCGCCCGGAAGGCGAACAAGCAATCTGGTAGTTGGATTCAATTCCATCCCATAACTCAAGTGTTTGCCAAAAGAAAGGAGGGTTTATCAGCTGCCAAGTCTATAGTTCAAGGGATAAGGAAATCTAGTAGTAACACAATGGCAAACTTGGATCATTTATGGGCATCTGCATTTCTCGTCTTTGGTTTCAAATCCGAACCTCCATTTGTACAACTAAAGGCTGTCGATATGGTCCTATACATAAAAAAGGCTGCCCTCCCTTTGGCGATTCGGGCCTTCACAACATTTTCAAGATGCAACTCAGCACTAGAGTTGCTGAAGGTATGCACAAATGCACTTGAGGAAGTAGAGAAGTCATTTGTATCTCAAATACAAGACTGGTGTGAAGGGTCCTTGTGTTGGAAGAAAAAGTTCCAAGGCTACCAACGGGTTGATGAATACGTGTGGCAAGACGTGACATTGCTAAAAGCTACATTGCTCGAAACTCGAGCAAAACTACTTCTAAGAGGTGGACACTTTGACAGCGCCGAAGAACTATGTAGAACTTGCATTAGTATAAGAACAGTCATGTTGGGGCATAACCATGCCCAAACATTGGCAGCACAAGAAACATTAGCGAAGATCGTTCGGCTTCGGAGCAAGATCTGATGTAGTTAATAATCCAGGCACTTGGTAAACTAGTTTTGACAGTTCAGTAACCAAGTGTTGTATGTAAAATTCAGATTAATGGATCATAAATGCCAGTGTTTTTCTGCCATTTTTATTGAACTGACACTTGAAAGGGTATGAAAATATCACCGCTTTAGTTTTGTAAATTGTTCTTCAAACTGCTTGGCTAGAATGAGATTAAATTATAGTTGTTGGTTTACAAAATGACAACAGGAAGCACAAAGGTTATTGTATAAATGGGAAGCCCATAAGAATAAGATGGGATAAGGTTATGGCATTGATTATACACATTCTTTTTAAACTTGGAAAACCTTTAACTAATGGCTGAATCCTTATCTTAATACTTGGctcacaaataaaataacttcccCAAAAAAACTTATAGCTGAAAAGGGCAATACAGCAGCAAGTTGGCTAGACTTGTGAATTAATTACAATATATAAACAGCTAGCTTCATCTCACTATAAATCTAAATCCATTCTCCAATGGCCACTTGCTCCAAAGTACAAATTAATCTATTTTGTAACATATACTTTTGGTAAAATATTGTCTAAATCAATATTGCTTGTCACTGGACTCTATCAAAAGACTTTTTAGCATTCATTTAGAATTTAGGATTTAGGGTTTTAGGCATTGAGGTCTGAAACAACCAAAATGTCAAAAGATTCAACCACATAGTACAAGTATGTTACCATTCCTTTACTTAAAAGAGAGTCTCGTACTACTAGAAAACGATCTTTTTAAATTCTAACCAATACGAGGCTTTGATTATTGTGGTTATTATATTGACATGTGTCGACAGCGGGACCGGTTTACGAACTCCGAGGTAAAATTCTGTGTAGTCAGAAAGGAAAGTGAATGTTTCAAAGGGTAAAATTGTGATCCATGCAGAAGATGTTGGTCGGTAATATGAAATGTTTGAAAGCCCCACGAGTGGTAAATTGTTTAATGTTGGAAGCTTTTGAAGAGCAGAGTAAGCCAATAAGTAAAGTGGAAGCAAAGCAAGTGGACCACAATTgcaaggctgtctcttatacacatctagatgtgtataagagacagatttatTAATGTACCAAAATCACCTTCTAATTTTAGATTTAGCTTCCCTAAAAATTTGTTAGCTTTTttacaatttaaataaatatattataataatattctttcataataatatattttgtcatatatattttcaaattttaatggattccgtttttatcaaaattattttttaaaaattatataagttAATTTAGATCAAAtaaaattagttgaaatttaaatcatatacaatttgaaataaattataatttaattatctaTACAAAATAATTGAAACAATAAGCCTAGTGTGGTTCATGTAGCTAATTTACAAcgatttagtattaatttaccaAACACCGCAACtagttttttctaatttaaaattaaaatttaccgaacactattttaattctttttatagctgatttttttaaaagcatAATTTCcctcaattattttaaaagctacaatAATTCAAACGAAACCTAAACTTTTtgttaaacttttgaaaatatagattaaaatggtcacttaaaaaaatagagataaGAAAAAAGACGTTATAAAAGTTCAatgactaaaatgaacatttaaAAGTAAAGAAACCAAAACAGCTAAAAGTGTAGAGATGAAATCTGTATTTAAAcctattaaatatatacatatagaaagaaaatatttatatatcataACTTACTCTAGCTACAACTTTTGAGTTTAGTCTATTTCAAACTTAGAAATGAAGGTTGAATCTTTTGAATTTAGTGCTAGTTTAGCTGTATGAATGAAAACCATCTCATCAAAAGTTAAAAGAAGCACTTAGAAACACAAAATATGGCGTTAATGATGGTTTTGGCCATAGAGAAAAAAGGGTTTGGTTCCATGGACACACACAGGAAAAAAGCAGTCTCAGAAGCAGTGATaagagagagagatagagagaacTTTAGATCAAAAGTGAAAAGGGATAGCCCTCCATTTCCATTCCTGTCTGCAAATATTCCCAACATCCGTATCACTTCTCCTTTATTTACCTTCTCTTCTTGAAGtcctctctcttctctctctctctctcactgcTAATCAATGCTT contains:
- the LOC120089940 gene encoding uncharacterized protein LOC120089940 codes for the protein MDSDGVKSESAPAMSTCLTIKIAPTSGSKPPGISPSDSALPELKSSIESSPYNSPSLLSPPSSAFVSALQSPYISPRAVVPKPEEKPVPAENTAALTCHSPLVSQSEDIPSSSYTPPSDQYEYSDDPSDSKVQFVACVPVPDSAPPRISFSFPVPRTSFAKCGGPLSPVSTSKLRSCDVYIGFHGQANGLIRFCKWLKSELELQGIACFIADRSKYSDNQSHEIADRVISSVTFGVVVLTSSSFHNHFTLEEVRFFTQKKNLIPFFFDMESSEISSFLNYVSMDKEYKETVQVLMKFHEYKLEANEGNWRSCIAKAAGILRAKLGRMSTENDVERYEELPFPRNRCFLGREKEIMEMETTLFGSRSYHKQDGTVSTPIIEGNSSQQSEGLADEESEPVSVRGSRYINLEIGRSDNPTLETWIEPVKGRNSFKRSKNKEMVKSGNYKSMNSGIVCINGVPGIGKTELALEFAYRYSQRYKMVLWVGGEARYFRQNILNISLNLGLDISADAEKDRGRFRSFEEQELEAFKRVKRELFGDMPYLLIIDNLEAEEDWWEGKDLNDLLPRNTGGSHVIITTRLSKVMSFRMINIHPLPLADAMVLMRGRRKKEYPADELEYLKKFDDRLGRLTYGLWVIGSLLCELAIAPSSLFEAIEQVPIDECSPCAYISINEEHYCKSNPFLMKIIYFSFSLLEQTNGPLASGIFLVGAWLAPAPVSVSVLATAAKDMAVSRKGFKNWSKYLSFMFGCCSSCLASQAWKSEEESALLLIKFGLARKANKQSGSWIQFHPITQVFAKRKEGLSAAKSIVQGIRKSSSNTMANLDHLWASAFLVFGFKSEPPFVQLKAVDMVLYIKKAALPLAIRAFTTFSRCNSALELLKVCTNALEEVEKSFVSQIQDWCEGSLCWKKKFQGYQRVDEYVWQDVTLLKATLLETRAKLLLRGGHFDSAEELCRTCISIRTVMLGHNHAQTLAAQETLAKIVRLRSKI